The region agaaaaagatgagaaatatttagaaagaTTTAGTAAGATTGATATCTTGGTATTGGATGAGGCTGATAGATTAATTCAAGATGGGcattttgaagaatttgaaagaattttgaaattgttaAGTAATAAAAGAAGGGAATTGAAAGAGCAAGGATATTGGCAAACATTAGTTTACTCTGCTACTTTCTCCTTGGGtctttttgaaaaattagataagGGGAATAAATggaacaagaaaaaattaaatcaagaagaagaattggaTGAAGttgttaataaattgatgGAAAAGATTCATTTCCGTCAAAAACCATTAGTGGTGGATATTGATCCATTTGAACAAATGAATAAACAAATCCATGAAACATTGATAGAATGTGGTGCTATGGAGCGTGACTTGtatgtatattatttcttaatcATGTATGGAGGATCTACCATTgtattttgtaattctgTGAATTCAGTCAAGAGGTTGCATGATTTACtcaaattattgaaaattaatagTTTTAAATTGAATAGTAATATGGTTCAAAAGAGTAGATTAAAATCCATTGAGAATTTCACCAAGGCTAGTCGTCAAAACAATGAGACTGTTGTATTAATTGCTACAGATGTGGCTGCTAGAGGTATTGATATTCCAAGTATTGATCATGTTATTCATTACCATACACCAAGAAGTGCAGACACATACATTCATCGTAGTGGTCGTGCAGCAAGAGGTTCGAATGAAGGTGTAAGTGTGATGTTAACTACACCTGATGAAAGTGCATTAAGTTTGAAAAAACTGTTTGCCAAATTGGACAAGAAGCAAGAAGGGATCAAACTATTACCTatagatgatgatattttaaaccaATTGAAGGAAAGAGTACGAATTGCTAGTGAGATTGTCAATTTTGAAAGAGGTGGGATGCATGATCGCAAAGAAAATGATTGGACTAAACAAGTGGCAGATGATTTGGGAATCGAATTAGATTCacaagatgatgaagagtCTCATATAACTGAAAAGCAAAGTCTTGATAAGAGAtcaaataagaataaaagaggatatttgaaacaattgttgaatgaaaatatcCGTAAAGATCATCGTAGAAGTTATTTGACTGGTGGTTTAAATAACTTGGCAGATCATGTTATACGTAAGAGAGGTCATTCTTCAATTGTAGGACAAGAGAGTGTAGACGCCTTGGAGCAATTACGTCAAGCCAAGACCA is a window of Henningerozyma blattae CBS 6284 chromosome 5, complete genome DNA encoding:
- the MAK5 gene encoding ATP-dependent RNA helicase (similar to Saccharomyces cerevisiae MAK5 (YBR142W); ancestral locus Anc_3.122), which codes for MFLKVKLLKASSLNWKTVKVPDTLDDFGGFYGLEELDGVDIKVVNGQVQFIQLDNTETNEIAKDEPMEEDGENAEVDDEIKDEEEVEEEEEEVRNEKEVENKETKEKSHNTETIYTKQTQSQTSDINESSSNESEYEDAQETVSPTPQEEELETQVFSTNIDIDSEIIPSELPHWCNEIPDLSFHTLETLSRLGFQKPTEIQKKSIPIVMKGTDILGKASTGSGKTLAYGIPIIEKILSNLKEGQLNETSGIIFTPTRELAQQVGRHLNEFVWGDHFNSSSIITITGGLSLQKQERILGYGKGAGQIIVSTPGRFLEIIEKDEKYLERFSKIDILVLDEADRLIQDGHFEEFERILKLLSNKRRELKEQGYWQTLVYSATFSLGLFEKLDKGNKWNKKKLNQEEELDEVVNKLMEKIHFRQKPLVVDIDPFEQMNKQIHETLIECGAMERDLYVYYFLIMYGGSTIVFCNSVNSVKRLHDLLKLLKINSFKLNSNMVQKSRLKSIENFTKASRQNNETVVLIATDVAARGIDIPSIDHVIHYHTPRSADTYIHRSGRAARGSNEGVSVMLTTPDESALSLKKLFAKLDKKQEGIKLLPIDDDILNQLKERVRIASEIVNFERGGMHDRKENDWTKQVADDLGIELDSQDDEESHITEKQSLDKRSNKNKRGYLKQLLNENIRKDHRRSYLTGGLNNLADHVIRKRGHSSIVGQESVDALEQLRQAKTKRRRVGNKKTTKRQP